One segment of Pleomorphomonas sp. PLEO DNA contains the following:
- the galU gene encoding UTP--glucose-1-phosphate uridylyltransferase GalU, translating into MSKRIRKAVFPVAGLGTRFLPATKAVPKEMMTVVDRPALQYVVDEAKAAGIEHFIFVTGRGKEVIENHFDLAFELEATLIARNKTAALEELRAERPAAGTTSFTRQQEPLGLGHAVWCARDIVGDEPFAVLLPDMLMKHSTPCLKSMVDAYQVSGGNIVSLEECDPAQTSSYGIVALGNTLAPDVFEVTDMVEKPKPADAPSNFYISGRYILQPRIFELLSNQEKGAGGEIQLTDSMLRLAKEQAFCGVRFRGTTFDTGTKLGFLKANIAYGSERTDIDPNIVNELKSVLG; encoded by the coding sequence ATGTCCAAACGTATTCGTAAAGCCGTTTTCCCCGTCGCTGGCCTCGGCACTCGTTTCCTTCCGGCCACCAAGGCCGTGCCCAAGGAGATGATGACTGTCGTTGACCGGCCGGCGCTCCAATATGTTGTCGACGAGGCCAAGGCGGCCGGCATCGAGCATTTCATTTTCGTCACTGGCCGTGGCAAGGAAGTGATCGAGAATCACTTCGACCTCGCTTTTGAGCTCGAGGCGACACTGATCGCCCGCAACAAGACGGCGGCGCTCGAAGAGCTGCGTGCCGAGCGCCCGGCCGCCGGAACCACCTCATTCACCCGCCAGCAGGAGCCGCTCGGTCTCGGCCACGCCGTCTGGTGCGCCCGCGATATCGTCGGCGACGAACCTTTCGCGGTGCTGTTGCCGGATATGCTGATGAAGCACTCCACGCCGTGCCTGAAGAGCATGGTCGATGCTTATCAGGTCAGCGGTGGCAATATCGTCAGCCTCGAGGAATGCGATCCGGCCCAGACGTCGTCCTACGGCATCGTCGCCCTCGGCAACACGCTGGCCCCCGACGTGTTCGAAGTCACCGACATGGTCGAGAAGCCCAAGCCGGCCGATGCGCCGTCCAACTTCTACATTTCCGGCCGCTATATCCTGCAGCCGCGCATCTTCGAGCTCCTGAGCAACCAGGAGAAGGGCGCCGGCGGCGAGATCCAGCTCACCGATTCCATGCTGCGCCTTGCCAAGGAACAGGCTTTCTGCGGCGTGCGCTTCCGTGGCACCACCTTTGATACCGGCACCAAGCTCGGCTTCCTCAAGGCCAACATCGCCTACGGCAGCGAGCGCACGGACATTGATCCGAATATCGTCAACGAGCTGAAGTCGGTTTTGGGTTGA
- a CDS encoding NADPH-dependent FMN reductase, producing the protein MKILAISGSARHASTNTALLRALQAIAPEDITLDVFNGVGDLPVFSPDLEGSNLPDSVGAFLAMVSQSDGLLISSPEYVRSIPGGLKNAIDWLVSGDQVVGKPIALVHASHRGDDMLSILRTVLSTISSNFNRDLFFRLPVMKETPDAILETVKAPANRHLAEQFLRDFAFFCRNHGDSGPNSVTL; encoded by the coding sequence ATGAAGATACTGGCAATCTCCGGCAGTGCCCGCCACGCCTCAACCAACACGGCATTGTTGAGAGCGTTGCAGGCAATCGCCCCTGAGGACATCACTCTGGACGTTTTCAATGGGGTGGGCGATTTACCCGTCTTCTCGCCCGATTTGGAAGGCTCGAATTTGCCCGACAGCGTTGGGGCTTTCTTGGCGATGGTTTCTCAAAGCGACGGGCTTCTCATATCGAGCCCCGAATATGTCCGCAGTATTCCCGGCGGTTTGAAGAACGCCATCGATTGGCTGGTGTCCGGCGATCAGGTGGTCGGCAAGCCGATCGCGCTGGTACATGCATCCCACCGGGGAGACGACATGCTGTCGATCTTGCGAACCGTGCTGTCGACCATAAGCTCCAATTTCAACCGCGACCTTTTCTTTCGTCTTCCCGTGATGAAGGAAACGCCGGACGCGATCCTGGAAACTGTGAAAGCCCCGGCTAATCGGCACCTCGCCGAGCAGTTCCTGCGCGATTTCGCATTCTTCTGCCGAAACCACGGAGACAGCGGGCCTAACTCCGTCACACTATAG
- the serA gene encoding phosphoglycerate dehydrogenase, producing MAPRVLISDKLSATAVQIFKDHGVEVDYQPDLGKDKDKLAEIIGNYDGLAIRSTTKVTEKLLASAKNLRVIGRAGIGVDNVDVPAATARGVIVMNTPFGNSITTAEHAIALMFALARELPEANASTHAGKWEKNRFMGVELTNKTLGVIGCGNIGSIVADRAVGLKMRVIAYDPFLSAERAIELGVEKVELDDLFRRADFITLHVPLIEKTRNIIDISAILKMKKGVRIINCARGGLIVEADLKAALDSGHVAGAALDVFETEPATAHPLFGHPNVVCTPHLGASTTEAQENVALQVAEQMSDYLMKGAVVNALNMPSITAEEAPRLTPFVKLAELLGSFAGQLTETGLKAIRIEYEGEVAGMNIRALSAAAITGVLKPLLQSVNMVSAPVMAKERGIAVAEVRNNASANFESLIRLTLTTDRQERSIAGTVFADGHPRIVEIKGIKMDAEFAPSMIYVTNEDKPGFIGKFAGLLGDAGINIATFALGRLEQGADAICLVEVDGDVPADVLDKVKAMPVVRQVKALKF from the coding sequence ATGGCTCCTCGCGTTCTCATTTCCGACAAGCTGTCCGCCACCGCCGTTCAGATCTTCAAGGATCACGGCGTCGAAGTCGACTACCAGCCCGATCTCGGCAAGGACAAGGACAAGCTGGCCGAGATCATCGGCAACTATGACGGCCTCGCCATCCGCTCCACCACCAAGGTCACGGAAAAGCTGCTCGCCAGCGCCAAGAACCTCAGGGTGATCGGCCGCGCCGGCATCGGCGTCGACAACGTCGACGTGCCCGCCGCCACGGCGCGCGGCGTCATCGTCATGAACACGCCGTTCGGCAACTCGATCACCACCGCCGAGCACGCCATCGCCTTGATGTTCGCGCTGGCCCGCGAGCTTCCCGAGGCCAATGCCTCCACGCATGCCGGCAAGTGGGAAAAGAACCGCTTCATGGGCGTCGAGCTGACCAACAAGACGCTCGGCGTCATCGGCTGCGGCAACATCGGCTCGATCGTCGCCGACCGCGCCGTCGGCCTGAAGATGCGCGTCATCGCCTACGACCCGTTCCTGTCGGCCGAGCGCGCCATCGAACTCGGCGTCGAGAAGGTGGAACTCGATGATCTGTTCCGCCGCGCCGACTTCATCACGCTGCATGTGCCGCTGATCGAGAAGACGCGCAACATCATCGACATCTCCGCCATCCTGAAGATGAAGAAGGGCGTGCGCATCATCAACTGCGCCCGTGGCGGCCTGATCGTCGAGGCCGACCTCAAGGCAGCGCTCGATTCCGGCCATGTCGCCGGCGCCGCCCTCGACGTGTTCGAGACCGAGCCGGCTACCGCCCACCCGCTGTTCGGCCACCCGAACGTGGTCTGTACGCCGCATCTCGGCGCCTCCACCACGGAAGCGCAGGAGAATGTCGCTCTGCAGGTCGCCGAACAGATGTCCGACTACCTGATGAAGGGCGCCGTCGTGAACGCCCTCAACATGCCGTCGATCACCGCCGAGGAGGCGCCGCGCCTGACGCCGTTCGTCAAGCTCGCCGAGCTCCTGGGCTCGTTTGCCGGCCAGCTCACCGAGACCGGCCTGAAGGCGATCCGCATCGAATACGAAGGCGAAGTGGCCGGCATGAACATCCGCGCGCTCTCCGCCGCGGCGATCACCGGCGTGCTGAAGCCGCTGCTGCAGTCGGTCAACATGGTGTCGGCGCCGGTGATGGCCAAGGAGCGCGGCATCGCCGTGGCGGAAGTGCGCAACAACGCCTCGGCCAACTTCGAAAGCCTGATCCGCCTGACGCTGACCACCGACCGCCAGGAGCGTTCGATCGCCGGCACCGTGTTCGCCGACGGTCATCCGCGCATCGTCGAGATCAAGGGCATCAAGATGGACGCCGAGTTCGCGCCGTCGATGATCTACGTTACCAACGAGGACAAGCCGGGCTTCATCGGCAAGTTCGCCGGCCTTCTGGGCGACGCCGGCATCAACATCGCCACCTTCGCCCTCGGCCGCCTCGAACAGGGCGCCGATGCCATCTGCCTCGTTGAGGTGGACGGCGATGTGCCGGCCGACGTGCTCGACAAGGTCAAGGCCATGCCGGTGGTCCGCCAGGTAAAGGCGCTGAAGTTCTGA
- a CDS encoding phosphoserine transaminase: MTDATAAPALKPANPRFSSGPCAKRPGWTVEALKGAPVGRSHRAKIGKTKLAEAIDITRKVLRVPADYRIGIVPASDTGAVEMALWSLLGARPVDMLAWESFGSGWVTDVVKQLKLDARVFEAPYGDIVDFAKVDFNRDVVFTWNGTTSGVRVPNGDAIPADRQGLTICDATSAAFAQVLPFDKLDVVTFSWQKVLGGEGGHGMLILSPRAVERLESYKPAWPLPKIFRLTSGGKLIEGIFKGDTINTPSMICVEDYIDALKWADAIGGLEALVGRADANTKAIADWVAKTPSVAFLAKTEAIRSNTSVCLSFVHPQVAALDIEGQQAFVKTLTGLLEKEGVAFDIASYRDAPPGLRIWCGATVETADVAGLTPWIDWAFAKALAGLSKAA, from the coding sequence ATGACTGACGCCACTGCCGCGCCGGCTTTGAAGCCGGCTAATCCCCGCTTTTCCTCCGGCCCCTGCGCCAAGCGCCCAGGATGGACCGTCGAGGCACTCAAGGGGGCGCCGGTCGGCCGCTCCCATCGCGCCAAAATCGGCAAGACCAAGCTCGCTGAGGCGATCGACATCACCCGCAAGGTGCTGCGCGTTCCCGCCGATTATCGCATCGGCATCGTACCGGCTTCCGATACCGGCGCCGTCGAGATGGCGCTGTGGTCGCTGCTCGGTGCTCGTCCGGTCGACATGCTGGCCTGGGAGTCCTTCGGCTCCGGCTGGGTGACGGATGTCGTCAAGCAGCTGAAACTCGACGCCCGTGTCTTCGAGGCGCCTTATGGCGACATCGTCGACTTCGCCAAGGTCGATTTTAACCGCGACGTGGTGTTCACCTGGAACGGCACCACTTCCGGCGTGCGCGTTCCCAACGGCGACGCGATCCCGGCCGATCGCCAGGGCCTCACCATTTGCGACGCCACCTCCGCCGCTTTCGCTCAAGTCCTGCCGTTCGACAAGCTCGACGTCGTCACCTTCTCCTGGCAGAAGGTTCTGGGCGGCGAAGGCGGTCACGGCATGCTGATCCTGTCACCGCGCGCCGTCGAGCGGCTTGAGAGCTACAAGCCGGCCTGGCCACTGCCGAAGATTTTCCGCCTCACCTCCGGCGGCAAGCTGATCGAAGGAATCTTCAAGGGCGACACCATCAACACGCCCTCCATGATCTGCGTCGAGGACTATATCGATGCGCTGAAGTGGGCCGACGCCATCGGCGGCCTTGAAGCGCTGGTCGGCCGCGCCGATGCCAACACCAAGGCCATTGCCGACTGGGTCGCCAAGACGCCGTCGGTCGCCTTCCTGGCCAAGACCGAAGCGATCCGCTCCAACACCTCGGTCTGCCTGAGCTTCGTCCACCCGCAAGTCGCTGCCCTCGACATCGAGGGCCAGCAGGCTTTCGTCAAGACGCTGACCGGCCTCCTCGAGAAGGAAGGCGTCGCCTTCGACATCGCCTCCTACCGTGACGCCCCTCCGGGCCTCAGGATATGGTGTGGTGCCACCGTCGAGACCGCCGACGTTGCCGGCCTGACGCCATGGATCGACTGGGCCTTCGCCAAGGCGCTGGCCGGGCTTTCCAAGGCCGCCTGA
- a CDS encoding outer membrane protein: protein MRSLTMNLSLAVAATFGLAAFSGVARAADMPVEYPPVIEAPEPMPLPAVGGWYLRGDIGYKLYQAPKGILSDRTWGSFGNNGELGSEKMGGAADVGVGVGYKFNDYLRTDLTLDYETPAKFKGSAFCQDPSVGCPMAPSGRWEDSERAKITAYSALANVYADLGDFHGLKPYLGAGAGASYLKTSDVKSSAQDGFSGNYPKGEGKWNFAWALMAGVEYPLSDRLSLDLGYRYLNLGDAETGSVTERLSDGSAGKTTKINYEGIAAHEVRLGLRYYLN, encoded by the coding sequence ATGCGCAGTCTCACAATGAACCTCTCTCTGGCCGTGGCTGCGACATTCGGCCTCGCGGCTTTCTCCGGTGTCGCCCGCGCCGCCGATATGCCGGTGGAATATCCGCCGGTCATCGAGGCGCCCGAACCGATGCCGCTGCCGGCTGTCGGCGGCTGGTATCTCCGCGGCGACATCGGCTACAAACTTTATCAGGCCCCTAAGGGCATTTTGAGCGACCGTACCTGGGGCAGCTTCGGCAACAACGGCGAACTTGGTAGCGAAAAGATGGGGGGCGCCGCTGATGTCGGCGTCGGCGTCGGCTACAAGTTCAACGACTATCTCCGCACCGACCTGACGCTCGACTATGAGACGCCGGCCAAATTCAAGGGCTCGGCCTTCTGTCAGGACCCAAGTGTAGGATGCCCGATGGCACCGAGCGGCAGATGGGAAGACTCCGAGCGCGCCAAGATCACCGCCTATAGCGCGCTGGCCAACGTCTACGCCGACCTCGGCGACTTCCATGGCCTGAAGCCATATCTCGGCGCCGGCGCCGGCGCTTCCTATCTCAAGACCAGCGACGTCAAATCCAGCGCTCAGGACGGCTTTAGCGGCAATTATCCCAAGGGCGAGGGCAAGTGGAACTTCGCCTGGGCGCTAATGGCCGGTGTCGAGTATCCCCTCAGCGATCGCCTCAGCCTCGATCTGGGCTACCGCTACCTCAACCTCGGCGACGCGGAGACGGGTTCGGTAACTGAGCGGCTGTCAGATGGGTCCGCGGGCAAGACCACCAAAATCAACTACGAGGGCATCGCCGCCCACGAGGTGCGCCTTGGCCTGCGCTATTATCTCAACTGA
- the glmM gene encoding phosphoglucosamine mutase → MARRFFGTDGIRGTANSWPITPEIALKVGMAAGLAFHRGDHRHRVVIGKDTRLSGYMIEPALTAGFTAVGVDVFLTGPVPTPAVAMLTRSLRADLGVMISASHNPFADNGIKLFGPDGYKLSDEVELAIEDMLDSDFSGRLAAPADLGRAKRVDGERARYVESAKRTLSRHISFEGLRVVVDCANGAAYKVAPEVLWELGAEVVTLGVDPNGLNINRDCGSTSLASITEKVREVRADIGIALDGDADRVIIIDEKGQVVDGDQLMAVVAASFQEDGRLARPGIVATVMSNLGLERYLQGIGLELVRTKVGDRYVVEAMRSGGYNVGGEQSGHIVLSDYATTGDGLVAALQVLAVVKRSGKPVSEVCHRFDPVPQLLRNVRVKGGKPLDNESVKAAIVAAESRLGAGGRILVRASGTEPLIRVMGEGDNADLVDAAVGDIVEAIGNAAI, encoded by the coding sequence ATGGCACGCAGATTTTTCGGAACCGACGGCATCCGCGGCACGGCCAACAGCTGGCCCATTACCCCGGAAATCGCCCTCAAGGTCGGCATGGCCGCCGGCCTCGCCTTCCATCGCGGCGACCATCGCCACCGTGTCGTCATCGGCAAGGACACCCGCCTCTCCGGCTACATGATCGAGCCGGCGCTGACCGCCGGCTTCACCGCCGTCGGCGTCGATGTCTTCCTGACCGGCCCGGTGCCGACGCCGGCCGTCGCCATGCTGACGCGGTCCCTCAGGGCCGACCTCGGCGTGATGATCTCCGCCTCGCACAATCCTTTTGCCGACAACGGCATCAAGCTGTTCGGCCCCGATGGCTACAAGCTGTCCGACGAGGTCGAGCTGGCGATCGAGGACATGCTGGACAGCGACTTCTCCGGCCGTCTCGCCGCCCCCGCCGATCTCGGTCGCGCCAAGCGCGTCGACGGCGAGCGCGCCCGCTATGTGGAATCGGCCAAGCGGACCCTTTCCCGCCACATCTCCTTCGAAGGTCTCCGCGTGGTGGTCGACTGCGCCAACGGCGCTGCCTACAAGGTGGCCCCGGAAGTGCTGTGGGAACTCGGCGCCGAAGTCGTAACGCTCGGCGTCGATCCCAACGGCCTCAACATCAACCGCGACTGCGGCTCGACCAGCCTTGCCTCCATTACCGAGAAGGTGCGCGAGGTCAGGGCCGATATCGGCATCGCCCTCGATGGCGACGCCGACCGCGTCATCATCATCGACGAGAAGGGACAGGTGGTCGATGGCGACCAGCTGATGGCCGTCGTCGCCGCCTCCTTCCAGGAAGACGGACGCCTCGCACGGCCTGGCATCGTCGCCACCGTCATGTCCAATCTCGGCCTGGAACGCTATCTCCAGGGTATTGGCCTTGAACTCGTCCGCACCAAGGTCGGCGACCGCTACGTGGTCGAGGCGATGCGGTCCGGCGGCTACAACGTCGGCGGCGAACAGTCCGGCCACATCGTGCTCTCCGATTACGCCACCACCGGCGACGGCCTGGTCGCCGCCCTGCAAGTGCTGGCCGTCGTCAAGCGCTCCGGCAAGCCGGTGAGCGAGGTCTGCCACCGCTTCGATCCGGTGCCGCAGCTGCTGAGGAATGTCCGCGTCAAGGGCGGCAAGCCGCTCGACAACGAGAGCGTCAAGGCGGCGATCGTTGCCGCCGAGAGCCGGCTCGGCGCTGGCGGCCGCATTCTTGTCCGCGCCTCCGGCACCGAGCCGCTGATTCGCGTCATGGGAGAAGGCGACAACGCCGATCTGGTCGACGCGGCGGTCGGTGACATCGTCGAGGCGATCGGCAACGCCGCTATCTGA
- a CDS encoding peptidoglycan -binding protein has product MALGRRRFSTQQDYWPAFVDMLTTLVLSIIFLLSIFSLAQFFLSQQITDKDTVLGRLNAQIAELTELLAMERASNRDLQDNVSLLESNLKDAQAARDNLQGLIANQSGANDAADTKMQALASQLSDEKRASQRALAQVELLNQQISALRRQIAALEDALNASESRDKESSAKIADLGKRLNVALAQRVQELARYRSDFFGRLREILSQRSDIRVVGDRFVFQSEVLFDSGNDEVNPAGRGELDKLADALLQLEGQIPPEIAWVLRVDGHTDARPMSGNGRFRDNWELSSARAISVVKYLISKGISPNHLVAAGFGEFQPLEEGDSDEVNAKNRRIELKLTER; this is encoded by the coding sequence ATGGCCCTCGGACGCCGCAGGTTTTCGACCCAGCAGGACTACTGGCCGGCCTTTGTCGACATGCTCACCACGCTGGTGCTGTCGATCATCTTTCTGCTGTCGATCTTCTCTCTGGCCCAGTTCTTTCTGAGCCAGCAGATCACCGACAAGGACACCGTGCTCGGCCGTCTCAACGCCCAGATCGCCGAGTTGACCGAGCTCTTGGCCATGGAGCGCGCCTCCAACCGCGATTTGCAGGACAATGTGTCGCTCTTGGAATCGAACCTCAAGGACGCGCAGGCCGCCCGCGACAACCTCCAGGGCCTGATCGCCAACCAGTCCGGCGCCAACGACGCCGCCGATACCAAGATGCAGGCGCTCGCCTCCCAACTTTCGGACGAAAAGCGGGCCAGCCAGCGGGCGCTCGCCCAGGTCGAGCTGCTCAACCAGCAGATCTCGGCGCTACGGCGGCAGATCGCCGCCCTTGAGGATGCCCTCAACGCCTCCGAATCCCGCGACAAGGAAAGTTCGGCCAAGATCGCCGATCTCGGTAAGCGCCTCAACGTGGCACTGGCCCAGCGTGTTCAAGAACTTGCCCGCTATCGTTCCGACTTCTTCGGACGTCTTCGCGAGATCCTGTCGCAGCGCTCCGACATCCGTGTGGTCGGCGACCGCTTCGTCTTCCAATCGGAAGTGCTGTTCGATTCCGGCAACGACGAGGTCAATCCGGCCGGTCGCGGTGAACTCGACAAGCTGGCCGACGCATTATTGCAGCTCGAAGGACAGATCCCGCCCGAGATCGCCTGGGTTCTACGCGTTGATGGCCATACCGATGCCCGGCCGATGTCCGGCAACGGTCGCTTCCGCGACAACTGGGAGCTTTCGTCGGCGCGCGCCATATCGGTGGTCAAGTATCTGATCAGCAAGGGTATCTCGCCCAATCACCTGGTGGCCGCCGGTTTCGGCGAATTCCAGCCGCTGGAAGAGGGCGACAGCGACGAGGTCAACGCCAAGAACCGCCGTATCGAGCTGAAGCTGACCGAGCGCTGA
- a CDS encoding flagellar motor protein MotA, protein MAKDASGIKLTSPQVYLWRMAVFLVIAAFVGLLLSRQLKTAFMANPGLNGLIFSVALVGILLIFRQVVRLFPEVRWVNTYRFGEPGLEVRKQPVLLAPMATLLGDRFGQRAISASAMRSLLESIATRLDEARDISRYMTGLLVFLGLLGTFYGLIATVNSVGATIQGLDVGSGTASVIFEDLKSGLQAPLSGMGTAFSSSLFGLAGSLIVGFLDLQAGQAQNRFYLDLEDWLSTQAELDSAGDVGASIRDAQNIDDLRGALEHLTKQIQDGGTGNRSGQAMANLAEGIQGLVQHMRAEQQLVRAWAESQGEQQKEIRRLLELLTGAVERSERG, encoded by the coding sequence ATGGCCAAAGACGCGTCCGGCATTAAGCTCACCAGCCCCCAGGTGTATCTCTGGCGGATGGCGGTGTTCCTGGTCATCGCTGCCTTCGTCGGCCTGTTGCTGTCGCGGCAGCTGAAGACAGCCTTCATGGCCAACCCCGGCCTCAACGGCCTGATCTTTTCGGTGGCGCTGGTCGGCATTCTGCTGATCTTCCGGCAGGTGGTTCGCCTGTTTCCCGAGGTGCGCTGGGTCAACACCTACCGTTTCGGCGAGCCTGGCCTTGAGGTGCGCAAGCAGCCGGTGTTGCTCGCGCCTATGGCGACGCTACTCGGTGACCGGTTTGGCCAGCGAGCCATCTCCGCCTCGGCCATGCGCTCGCTGCTCGAATCGATCGCCACCCGTCTCGACGAGGCGCGCGACATCTCCCGCTACATGACCGGCCTTCTGGTGTTCCTCGGCCTGTTGGGCACCTTCTACGGCCTGATCGCCACCGTGAACTCGGTGGGCGCCACCATTCAGGGCCTCGACGTCGGCTCAGGCACGGCCAGCGTCATCTTCGAAGACCTGAAGAGCGGTTTGCAGGCGCCGCTCAGCGGCATGGGTACGGCCTTCTCGTCCTCGCTGTTCGGCCTTGCCGGCTCGCTGATCGTCGGCTTCCTCGACCTTCAGGCCGGGCAAGCACAGAACCGCTTCTACCTCGACCTCGAAGACTGGCTGTCCACCCAGGCCGAACTCGACTCGGCCGGCGACGTCGGCGCCAGCATCCGCGACGCCCAGAACATCGACGACCTGCGCGGCGCCCTCGAGCACCTGACCAAGCAGATCCAGGACGGCGGCACCGGCAACCGCTCCGGTCAGGCGATGGCCAATCTCGCCGAGGGCATCCAGGGGCTTGTCCAGCACATGCGCGCCGAGCAGCAACTGGTGCGCGCCTGGGCGGAAAGCCAGGGCGAGCAGCAAAAGGAGATCCGCCGGCTACTGGAGCTTCTGACTGGCGCCGTCGAGCGCTCGGAACGCGGCTAA
- a CDS encoding inositol monophosphatase family protein has translation MARSALLNVMVQAVRKAGRGLARDFGEVENLQVSMKGPGDFVSSADKRSEQVLFDELKRVRPTYGFLMEERGEVAGEDAQHRWVVDPLDGTANFLHSIPIFSISLALEKNGVPVAGVVYNPANDELYTAERGNGAFVNDRRLRVSARREMPECVIGTGVPHLGRGNHPRYLNELRQVMANCAGIRRLGSAALDLCYVAAGKLDGFWEDDLNPWDTSAGWLMIKEAGGFITDKAGKDDMHASRTLVAGNEAIHAQLLATLRKA, from the coding sequence ATGGCTCGTTCCGCCCTCCTCAACGTCATGGTCCAGGCCGTCCGCAAGGCCGGACGTGGTCTTGCCCGCGATTTCGGCGAGGTCGAGAACCTGCAGGTGTCGATGAAAGGCCCCGGCGATTTCGTCTCGTCGGCCGACAAGCGCTCCGAGCAGGTTCTGTTCGACGAGTTGAAGCGGGTGCGTCCCACCTACGGCTTCCTGATGGAGGAGCGCGGCGAAGTGGCCGGCGAGGACGCGCAGCACCGCTGGGTGGTCGATCCGCTCGACGGCACAGCCAACTTCCTGCACTCGATCCCGATCTTTTCGATCTCGCTGGCACTTGAGAAAAATGGCGTGCCGGTTGCCGGCGTCGTCTACAACCCGGCAAACGACGAACTCTATACCGCCGAACGCGGCAACGGCGCCTTCGTCAATGACCGTCGCCTGCGCGTTTCGGCGCGCCGCGAAATGCCCGAATGCGTCATCGGCACCGGCGTGCCACACCTCGGCCGCGGCAATCATCCGCGCTATCTCAACGAACTCCGGCAGGTGATGGCCAACTGCGCCGGCATCCGCCGCCTCGGCTCGGCCGCTCTCGACCTCTGCTACGTCGCCGCCGGCAAGCTGGACGGCTTCTGGGAAGACGACCTCAACCCGTGGGATACGTCGGCCGGCTGGCTGATGATCAAGGAGGCCGGCGGCTTCATTACCGACAAGGCCGGCAAGGATGATATGCACGCCTCCCGCACGCTGGTGGCCGGCAACGAGGCGATCCACGCCCAGCTTCTCGCCACCCTCAGGAAGGCCTGA
- a CDS encoding GNAT family N-acetyltransferase: MKNADLSIRAFDEVTDLHALSGIWLEASLLAHAFIGEKRLREQQILIEEKYLPVAETWVACLAGAPVGFISLLDNFIGGLFVLPNRQGRGIGRALITHALALKGELLLEVYTGNEQALCFYKSLGFTELSRRAADDEGQPFENASMRLIR; this comes from the coding sequence ATGAAAAACGCAGATCTATCGATCCGGGCCTTTGACGAGGTCACGGATCTTCATGCGCTCTCGGGCATCTGGCTTGAGGCTTCTCTTCTGGCGCATGCTTTCATTGGCGAAAAGCGCCTGCGGGAGCAACAGATCCTTATCGAAGAAAAATACCTCCCCGTCGCCGAAACGTGGGTCGCCTGTCTTGCTGGGGCACCGGTGGGCTTCATCAGTTTGCTGGACAACTTCATCGGCGGTCTGTTCGTCCTCCCCAACCGGCAAGGGCGGGGAATAGGCCGCGCGCTGATTACCCACGCTTTGGCGCTGAAAGGCGAGCTCCTGCTGGAAGTCTATACCGGCAACGAACAGGCTCTTTGCTTCTACAAAAGCCTCGGCTTCACCGAACTGTCCCGACGGGCCGCCGACGATGAGGGCCAGCCGTTTGAAAATGCCAGCATGCGACTGATCCGCTAA
- a CDS encoding tetratricopeptide repeat protein → MPMPPEVRATCLAAAIGLGFLVAPAVAAKPVPTPKPTPSTTTKSEAAVPDLLKSLPDSDKIDYAFGAFQRGYYLTAFEIAVERAKLGDAKAQSLIGYLYANGLGLPKKPDEAIIWYQLAANNGDPQALVELANLAALGVGMPVDKKKAASYLEEALGKGVVEANYWLGLLCIDPSSGILDYARAAALFKAAADEGNIDAVYALAALNREGQGVPKNEAEAARLMGQAARAGHIAAEVEYAIMMFNGTGVARDQKIAAAWFKVAAESGNPVAQSRLARLYVAGEGVPRDLTIARHWYSYAKSAGLTDDWLEQALAPEASKADAPKADEKPANLPGVDAGN, encoded by the coding sequence ATGCCGATGCCGCCTGAAGTCCGCGCCACCTGTCTCGCCGCCGCGATCGGCCTCGGTTTCCTCGTCGCGCCAGCGGTCGCGGCCAAACCGGTGCCGACGCCGAAGCCAACCCCGTCAACGACGACAAAGTCCGAGGCGGCGGTGCCGGATCTGCTCAAGTCGCTGCCCGACAGCGACAAGATCGACTACGCCTTTGGCGCCTTCCAGCGCGGCTACTACCTCACCGCCTTTGAGATCGCCGTCGAGCGCGCCAAACTCGGCGACGCCAAGGCCCAGAGCCTGATCGGCTATCTCTACGCCAACGGCTTGGGATTGCCCAAAAAGCCCGACGAAGCCATCATCTGGTACCAGCTCGCCGCCAACAACGGCGACCCGCAGGCCCTCGTCGAACTGGCCAATCTCGCCGCGCTCGGCGTCGGCATGCCGGTCGACAAGAAAAAGGCGGCCAGTTACCTTGAAGAAGCGCTCGGCAAGGGCGTCGTCGAAGCCAACTACTGGCTCGGCCTTCTCTGCATCGACCCTTCCTCCGGCATTCTTGACTATGCGCGCGCCGCCGCCCTGTTCAAGGCGGCCGCCGACGAGGGCAACATCGACGCCGTCTACGCGCTGGCCGCTCTCAATCGCGAAGGCCAGGGCGTGCCGAAGAACGAGGCGGAGGCGGCCCGGCTGATGGGCCAGGCGGCCCGCGCCGGCCACATCGCCGCCGAGGTCGAATATGCCATCATGATGTTCAACGGCACCGGCGTCGCCCGCGATCAGAAAATCGCCGCCGCTTGGTTCAAGGTGGCGGCCGAGTCCGGCAATCCGGTAGCCCAGAGCCGCCTCGCCCGCCTCTATGTTGCCGGCGAAGGCGTGCCGCGCGATCTCACCATCGCGCGCCACTGGTACAGCTACGCCAAGTCGGCCGGCCTTACCGACGACTGGCTCGAACAGGCCCTGGCGCCCGAAGCGTCAAAAGCGGACGCCCCGAAGGCCGACGAAAAGCCCGCCAACCTGCCCGGCGTCGACGCCGGCAACTGA